In Panacibacter ginsenosidivorans, the following proteins share a genomic window:
- the infB gene encoding translation initiation factor IF-2 produces the protein MSELKLPRLLAAAKEFNIGQDTLVDFLANKGFNRDDLKPTAKLTEEMYRSLQQGFQSDKVAKTKADQIEIPKGAGGERKKKEEEEFIFKKEEPKIEKQAEPVTEPVTAPTPSTVAVEQPVIISEPKPQEPEIIKIDAPEIEGPKTLGKIDLSAIDSSTRPKKNIKKKQQDDAPVAEAEPAEEPVVASLIVEEPQVVHEPELEEDFDEADIEEDEHGPIIENIKAEKIEGPKILGKIELPIDSDTRPKPTFRGGDEKRKRKRIPIDKKGDNRAPQQGGGQGGPNRGGGDRNKRPETAAPNRENRPAMQIQKVGDNRGGAAPQQGRGGRNDRRGGGRDIRREDKEIDQKEIQEKIRETQAKLAGSGGRGKSLKAKYRREKRQEMADAVGDVTDDNKLQVTEFVTVSELANLMDVSFTDVISKCMSLGIMVSINQRLDAEVIELVASEFGYEVEFTGLDEVEEDDEEEEDVPEELVPRPPVVTIMGHVDHGKTSLLDYIRSANVVAGEAGGITQHIGAYQVSIAEGKRITFLDTPGHEAFTAMRARGAKAADVAVIVIAADDAVMPQTKEAISHAQAAGLPMIFAINKIDKDGANPTKIYEQLSQMNILVEEWGGKYQSQELSAKKGLNVDLLLEKILLEADLLDLKANPEREAVGTVIEASLDKGRGYVATVLVQNGTLQLGDLMVSGQYYGRIKAMFNERNQRSDAAPPSTPVQILGLNGAPQAGEKFKVYQDEAEAKEVAVKRAQISREQGLRARKHITLDEIGRRLALGNFKQLNLIIKGDVDGSVEALSDSLQKLSTEEIAVQVILKGVGQISESDVVLATASDAVIVGFNVRPSMQASRLAENEGVQIRNYSIIYNAIEEIKSAMEGMLEPKIEEKIVANVEIREVYKFDKATVAGCFVLDGRINRNNKVRIIRDGIVVYPTGEGGGAELASLKRYKDDVKEVVSGMECGLTIKNYNDIKVGDIVEAYEEEEVKRTL, from the coding sequence ATGTCTGAACTGAAATTACCCAGGTTATTGGCCGCAGCCAAAGAATTTAATATTGGTCAGGATACCCTTGTGGACTTCCTGGCCAATAAAGGATTTAATCGTGATGATCTTAAACCTACAGCTAAGCTTACGGAAGAAATGTACCGTTCTTTGCAGCAAGGATTTCAAAGCGATAAGGTAGCCAAAACAAAAGCTGACCAAATTGAGATCCCCAAAGGTGCCGGAGGAGAAAGAAAAAAGAAAGAGGAAGAAGAATTTATTTTTAAGAAGGAAGAACCGAAAATTGAAAAGCAGGCTGAACCTGTAACAGAACCTGTAACGGCACCAACACCTTCAACTGTAGCAGTAGAGCAACCTGTAATAATTTCCGAACCTAAACCACAGGAACCAGAAATAATAAAGATCGATGCACCAGAGATAGAAGGTCCAAAAACACTCGGTAAGATTGATCTTTCAGCCATAGACTCTTCTACAAGGCCCAAAAAGAATATAAAGAAGAAACAGCAGGATGATGCACCTGTTGCAGAAGCAGAACCTGCAGAGGAACCAGTTGTAGCCAGCCTAATTGTTGAAGAACCTCAGGTAGTTCATGAACCGGAATTGGAAGAAGATTTTGATGAGGCAGATATTGAGGAAGACGAACATGGTCCCATAATTGAAAACATTAAAGCAGAAAAAATTGAAGGACCTAAAATATTGGGCAAAATAGAATTGCCCATAGACAGTGATACGCGACCTAAGCCTACATTCCGCGGTGGTGATGAAAAGCGCAAAAGGAAGAGAATCCCAATAGACAAGAAAGGAGATAATAGGGCCCCGCAACAAGGTGGTGGACAAGGCGGACCCAACAGAGGTGGTGGTGATCGAAATAAAAGGCCTGAAACTGCTGCACCAAACAGGGAAAACCGCCCGGCGATGCAGATACAAAAAGTTGGCGATAACCGCGGAGGCGCAGCCCCACAGCAGGGAAGGGGAGGACGCAATGATAGAAGAGGAGGCGGCAGAGATATAAGGCGTGAGGATAAAGAAATAGATCAGAAAGAAATACAGGAAAAAATACGTGAAACACAGGCAAAACTTGCCGGGTCCGGTGGCCGCGGGAAAAGCCTGAAGGCAAAATACCGTCGTGAAAAACGCCAGGAAATGGCAGATGCCGTAGGTGATGTGACTGATGATAATAAATTGCAGGTTACGGAATTTGTAACAGTAAGCGAACTTGCTAACCTGATGGATGTAAGTTTTACTGATGTTATCAGTAAATGTATGAGTCTCGGTATAATGGTTTCTATCAATCAGCGTCTCGATGCAGAAGTAATAGAATTAGTGGCAAGCGAGTTTGGCTATGAAGTGGAATTTACTGGTCTTGATGAAGTGGAGGAAGACGATGAAGAAGAAGAAGATGTTCCTGAAGAATTAGTGCCTCGTCCTCCGGTGGTTACTATTATGGGTCACGTTGATCATGGTAAAACGTCCTTGCTGGATTATATAAGAAGCGCAAATGTAGTTGCTGGTGAAGCAGGTGGTATCACACAGCATATTGGTGCATACCAGGTTTCTATTGCAGAAGGTAAACGAATAACTTTCCTTGATACACCTGGTCACGAAGCATTTACAGCCATGCGTGCACGTGGTGCCAAAGCAGCCGATGTCGCCGTAATTGTAATTGCTGCAGATGATGCGGTGATGCCTCAAACCAAAGAAGCAATAAGCCATGCGCAGGCTGCTGGCCTGCCCATGATCTTTGCGATCAATAAGATTGATAAAGATGGCGCAAACCCAACTAAGATATATGAGCAACTTTCCCAGATGAATATCCTGGTAGAAGAATGGGGTGGTAAATACCAAAGCCAGGAACTCTCTGCAAAGAAGGGTTTGAACGTTGACCTGTTACTTGAAAAAATATTACTCGAAGCAGATCTGCTTGATCTCAAAGCAAATCCTGAAAGAGAAGCTGTGGGTACTGTTATTGAAGCTTCACTTGATAAAGGCCGTGGTTATGTTGCTACTGTACTAGTACAGAATGGTACATTACAACTAGGAGATCTAATGGTGAGTGGCCAATATTATGGACGCATCAAGGCCATGTTCAATGAAAGAAATCAGCGCTCTGATGCGGCACCTCCATCAACACCCGTACAGATTCTTGGCCTTAATGGTGCACCACAAGCCGGTGAGAAATTTAAAGTGTACCAAGACGAGGCAGAGGCAAAAGAGGTTGCGGTTAAACGTGCACAGATATCCCGTGAACAGGGATTGCGTGCAAGAAAACATATTACACTCGACGAGATTGGCCGTCGTCTTGCATTGGGCAACTTTAAGCAGCTTAACCTGATCATTAAAGGTGACGTGGATGGTTCTGTAGAAGCATTGAGTGATTCGTTGCAGAAACTTTCTACTGAAGAAATAGCTGTGCAGGTAATTTTGAAAGGTGTTGGCCAAATATCTGAAAGTGATGTGGTACTCGCCACAGCTTCTGATGCAGTGATCGTAGGCTTTAATGTAAGACCTTCCATGCAGGCATCGAGGCTTGCAGAAAATGAAGGCGTACAAATAAGAAACTACTCCATTATTTACAACGCAATTGAAGAGATCAAGAGCGCCATGGAAGGTATGCTTGAGCCTAAGATTGAAGAGAAGATCGTTGCCAATGTTGAGATTCGTGAAGTATACAAATTTGATAAAGCAACTGTTGCAGGATGTTTTGTACTCGATGGAAGAATCAACCGCAACAACAAAGTGCGTATCATCAGGGATGGTATCGTGGTATACCCAACGGGTGAAGGCGGCGGCGCTGAACTTGCTTCACTTAAACGTTATAAAGATGATGTGAAGGAAGTTGTATCCGGTATGGAATGTGGATTGACCATTAAGAATTACAACGATATTAAAGTGGGAGATATAGTAGAAGCATATGAAGAAGAAGAAGTAAAACGTACGTTGTAA
- the recR gene encoding recombination mediator RecR, with product MQLPSSLLENAVNEFAKLPGIGKKTALRMVLHLLKQDINEVEYFSETLGRMRREIKFCQRCFNVSDADICSICANSQRKQHIICVVENIRDVIAIESTQQFNGTYHVLGGIISPLDGVGPDQLNIESLVHRIQKEQTEELIFALSPNIQGDTTIYYIQKKIQHLPCTVTTIARGIAFGGELEYADEMTLARSLANRLPVQQYVKS from the coding sequence ATGCAATTACCTTCTTCTTTACTTGAAAATGCTGTGAACGAATTTGCCAAACTGCCTGGCATTGGTAAGAAAACGGCGTTGCGTATGGTATTACATTTATTAAAGCAGGATATAAATGAAGTGGAATATTTCAGTGAAACACTTGGACGGATGCGCAGGGAAATAAAATTTTGCCAGCGGTGTTTTAATGTGAGTGATGCTGATATTTGTTCTATCTGTGCAAACTCTCAAAGGAAGCAACATATAATATGCGTGGTTGAAAATATAAGAGATGTAATTGCGATTGAAAGTACACAGCAATTCAACGGCACTTATCACGTATTAGGTGGTATTATTTCTCCGCTCGATGGTGTAGGACCAGATCAGTTGAACATAGAATCTTTGGTACATCGTATACAGAAAGAACAAACAGAAGAACTCATTTTTGCATTAAGCCCAAACATACAGGGCGATACTACTATTTATTATATTCAAAAGAAAATTCAGCACCTGCCATGCACTGTTACTACCATTGCAAGAGGAATTGCATTTGGTGGTGAACTTGAGTATGCAGATGAAATGACACTTGCCAGAAGTCTAGCTAATCGCCTGCCTGTGCAGCAATACGTAAAATCATAA
- a CDS encoding OB-fold protein, with protein sequence MLKGRKRILIIFITLILAGVSYGLYVWNKPHRDVKDEKGVIISAAAIFDSFTVNETRANELYLNKAIQVTGEVSGMKKNQDGQAVVYLKTSDPVFGVNCTFKEDPGPLETGTIVTFKGICTGYLSDVIINQGIIIK encoded by the coding sequence ATGTTGAAAGGGCGCAAAAGAATATTGATCATATTTATCACATTAATACTGGCAGGGGTTAGTTATGGATTGTATGTTTGGAACAAGCCGCACAGGGATGTAAAAGACGAAAAAGGTGTTATAATATCTGCCGCTGCAATTTTTGATTCATTTACAGTTAATGAAACGAGAGCTAATGAACTGTATTTAAATAAAGCCATCCAGGTAACTGGTGAGGTATCGGGAATGAAAAAGAACCAGGATGGACAAGCCGTTGTTTACCTGAAAACCAGTGATCCCGTTTTCGGGGTTAATTGCACTTTTAAAGAAGACCCTGGGCCTTTAGAAACAGGAACTATTGTAACATTCAAAGGAATTTGTACAGGCTATTTGAGTGATGTTATAATTAACCAGGGAATCATTATTAAGTAA
- a CDS encoding c-type cytochrome domain-containing protein gives MKKMFLLFIITAGLLFACKHQVIGPQDNGNGGITDTTGNNDGGSDTSSVICFEAEVLPIFQSSCAKSGCHDPSSKAEGYVLNSYQNIMKRGIKAGNPDGSKIYQVIVNGEMPPAGEPNLTIDQVATIKQWILEGANNTTGCSGCDTSIYTYSGAVNGIMQNNCVACHSASLKNGGVDLSTYNGVKSAAVAGKLMGTITHSTGYVAMPQGAAKLGDCEIKQIQKWIDSGTPNN, from the coding sequence ATGAAAAAAATGTTTTTGCTGTTTATAATAACAGCAGGATTGCTTTTTGCATGTAAACACCAGGTAATTGGTCCACAGGATAATGGAAATGGTGGTATTACAGATACAACAGGAAACAATGATGGAGGATCAGATACATCCAGTGTCATTTGTTTCGAAGCAGAAGTATTACCGATCTTTCAAAGCAGTTGCGCCAAAAGTGGTTGTCATGATCCTTCTTCTAAAGCAGAAGGCTACGTGCTCAACTCTTATCAGAATATCATGAAGAGAGGTATTAAGGCTGGTAACCCCGATGGCAGTAAAATATACCAGGTAATTGTTAACGGGGAGATGCCACCTGCCGGTGAACCAAACCTTACAATAGACCAGGTTGCTACTATAAAGCAATGGATATTGGAAGGTGCAAATAATACCACGGGTTGCAGTGGCTGCGATACAAGCATTTACACTTATAGCGGTGCTGTAAACGGAATTATGCAGAATAATTGTGTAGCTTGTCATTCAGCCTCTTTAAAGAATGGTGGCGTAGATCTTTCTACATATAATGGTGTTAAAAGTGCTGCAGTTGCAGGAAAGTTAATGGGCACAATCACGCATTCTACAGGCTATGTTGCCATGCCGCAAGGCGCTGCTAAATTGGGTGATTGTGAGATTAAACAAATACAGAAATGGATTGATTCGGGAACGCCTAACAACTAA
- a CDS encoding c-type cytochrome domain-containing protein, with the protein MKKLFSLLTLCVLIFSCRHQIANPYGDTTKICFEEQVLPIFQSSCAQSGCHDESSHQGGYVLDSYDNIIKQGIVSGDANKSEIVKSLTGFLAGKMPQSPVPALSAVQIQFIATWINQGAINTTGCETGCNPEVYTYSGAIEPLVKTYCLGCHYSATSENKNVDLSSYEAIKTQVDNDNFRASVNHDDGLIPMPQNADKLSDCKLSQIDKWIKAGALHN; encoded by the coding sequence ATGAAGAAATTATTCAGCCTTTTAACCCTTTGCGTTTTAATTTTTTCATGTAGGCACCAGATAGCAAATCCTTATGGTGATACTACCAAAATTTGCTTTGAAGAACAGGTGCTTCCAATTTTTCAATCATCCTGTGCGCAAAGTGGCTGTCATGATGAAAGCTCGCATCAGGGTGGATATGTGTTAGACAGCTATGATAATATCATTAAGCAAGGAATTGTTTCAGGAGATGCGAATAAAAGTGAAATAGTAAAATCACTTACTGGTTTTTTGGCGGGCAAAATGCCTCAGTCACCAGTTCCTGCATTAAGTGCAGTACAGATACAATTTATTGCAACCTGGATAAATCAGGGTGCAATAAATACAACAGGATGTGAGACAGGATGCAACCCAGAAGTTTATACTTATAGCGGTGCCATAGAACCACTGGTTAAAACCTATTGTTTAGGATGCCATTATTCAGCTACAAGCGAAAATAAAAATGTTGATCTTAGTAGCTATGAGGCAATAAAAACACAGGTAGATAACGATAATTTCCGGGCTTCTGTAAATCATGATGACGGCCTTATTCCCATGCCGCAGAATGCTGATAAACTAAGTGATTGTAAACTTTCGCAAATAGATAAATGGATAAAGGCCGGAGCCTTGCATAATTAA
- a CDS encoding YceI family protein has translation MKKICLIICLLMGHYANAQDYLTRNGNVSLFSHTSVEDIKGSNNEVVSLLNTTTGSIEFKIAIKSFHFPKQAMEDHFNNSDYMNSEQYPKASFSGKITNLSAVNFTKDGAYDVTVEGNLTIKDVTKPVAAKGVITVSNGKVIAQANFSVKRLDFHIVGESFMQKKIADEIQVTVNCQYDKR, from the coding sequence ATGAAAAAAATATGCCTTATAATTTGTCTTTTAATGGGCCACTACGCTAATGCACAGGATTACCTTACACGAAATGGGAATGTTAGTTTGTTTTCACACACTTCGGTTGAAGATATAAAGGGTAGTAATAATGAAGTAGTAAGCCTGTTAAACACAACAACAGGTTCAATAGAATTCAAAATAGCTATTAAAAGTTTTCATTTCCCGAAACAGGCAATGGAGGATCATTTTAATAACAGCGATTATATGAACAGCGAGCAATATCCCAAAGCTTCATTCTCAGGCAAGATCACGAATTTGTCAGCCGTTAATTTTACAAAGGATGGTGCTTACGATGTAACGGTTGAAGGTAATCTTACCATTAAGGATGTAACAAAGCCAGTTGCTGCAAAAGGTGTTATTACTGTAAGCAATGGTAAGGTAATTGCACAAGCAAACTTTAGTGTAAAAAGACTCGACTTTCATATAGTAGGGGAATCTTTTATGCAGAAAAAAATTGCTGACGAAATTCAGGTCACAGTTAACTGTCAGTACGATAAAAGATAG